TTCTCTATCCATACTAAAGCCATTGCTTTCCCCATGAATTGAGAGAATAAAACCTAAATCTTGTGCTATTTGAAAAATATCACAAATCTTTTGATTTAAAATCTCGCTTACACCATTTTCACTACCTGTTGTAGCGCCTTTTGGATAAAGTTTTAAGATCTTTATCCCCTCTTTTTTTGCTTTTATTAGCTCATCTTTATTTAGAGATTCGCTTAAATACATACTCATAATTGGCGTAAAAGCCTCACAATTTAGCTCTTTTGTAGTATTTTCTATATCTTTTTTGTATTCTAAAACTTTATTTGTGTCATTAAGTGGAATCTTTAGATTTGGCATAGCAAGCGCACCACTAAAATATTTTGCACTAAAATTTAGCACAGATTTTAAAATCTCTCCTTCTCTTAGATGAATATGCATATCAAGGGGATTTTGTAAAGTAATCATTTTAATCCTTTAATAAACCAAGCATTTTTTGTTTATAAAATGTTGCTAGTTCTTTTGTAGTCGCTTCAAACCTAGTAACAAGTATTGGGGTTGTATTGCTAGCACGAATAAGTCCCCAGCCATTTTCAAATACAACTCTAAGCCCATCAATCGTGATGATATCTAGAATCTTTGGAAAATCACTAGGTGGATTTGATAGCTTGATGGCAAGATTTTCTATAATTTTAAATTTTTCTTCTTCACTAGATTCTACTTTTTCTTCTGGTGTTGAATACATTTGTGGAAAACTTTTTATAATATTTTCTACATCTTTGATACTAGAATCTAAGAATAATTCTAATGCTCTAAGCGATGAATACAATGCGTCATCATAGCCAAAATATCTATCATTAAAAAATATATGCCCACTCATTTCAGCAGCAAGATGAGCATTTGTTTCTTTTAGTTTTACTTTTAGATTGCTATGTCCTGTTTTATACATTATAGCTTTGCCAATTTTATTTATCTCATCATACATTATTTTTGAGCATTTCACCTCTCCAATGATTACAGGTTTTAGTCCGCCCTCAAGAATCTTTCTAGCAAATAATATTGCAAGTTCATCACCTTTAAATGAATAATTTTCACTAAGCAATGCCAATCTATCAGCATCTCCATCATAAGCTATGCCAATTTTTATGTCATTGTCTTTCATCGCTTTTTTTAAGCTAGTTAGATTCTCTTCTACACTAGGGTCTGGATGGTGATTTGGAAAAGTTCCATCTGGATTTGTATAAAGTCCTAAAAAATCAATATTTAGATTTTCTAAGACTTTTGTTATTGCAAGTCCTGCTACGCCATTGCCACAATCAAGAGCAACTTTGTATCTAAAATCCCGTAAATTACTAAAATGATTTGTAAGAAAATTTATATATTCATCTAGGGCATTTATATTTGTTATATCTTTAGTATATTCTTTAAAATTATAGATTTTAGATTCTATTAATTTACCAATTTTTTTTATATCTTCTCCATAAAATGGCTCTTTTAGCATTGTGATTTTAAAGCCATTATATTGTGGCGGATTGTGTGAGCCTGTAATCATTATGCTTGCATCAATATTATCTATATTTTCAAATTTATGATACAAGCTAAAATAAGCTACAGGCGTAGGAATCATTCCCATAAAATATATTTTTAATCCTTCGCTACTAATTCCATTGCTTAGATAATCAAATAAATCTGGGCTATGGATTCTTGCATCATAGCCAATAGCAATGCTTTTTCCACCTCTTTTTTTAAGCTCGAGAGCTAGATATTTTCCAATGCTAAAAACTATATCTTTGTTTAAATCTTTTTGATATATTCCTCTAATATCATATTCTCTAAAAATACTCATTTATAAACCTTTTTATTGACCTTTATGATTAAATTAAACTATAAAAATTATATATAAAAAATTTAAAGTTATTATTTAATGAAATATTAGTTTTATATTATTTGAAATGTTTGTATTTATAAATTAGTATTTAACAAATCTTAGGTAAAATTTTCACATTTTTTAATATTTTGGAGGATTTTGAAAATGGGGTTTAAAAAACATCTATCTTCTCTTAAATCCTATGAGGCTG
Above is a window of Helicobacter sp. MIT 99-5507 DNA encoding:
- a CDS encoding phosphomannomutase/phosphoglucomutase; the encoded protein is MSIFREYDIRGIYQKDLNKDIVFSIGKYLALELKKRGGKSIAIGYDARIHSPDLFDYLSNGISSEGLKIYFMGMIPTPVAYFSLYHKFENIDNIDASIMITGSHNPPQYNGFKITMLKEPFYGEDIKKIGKLIESKIYNFKEYTKDITNINALDEYINFLTNHFSNLRDFRYKVALDCGNGVAGLAITKVLENLNIDFLGLYTNPDGTFPNHHPDPSVEENLTSLKKAMKDNDIKIGIAYDGDADRLALLSENYSFKGDELAILFARKILEGGLKPVIIGEVKCSKIMYDEINKIGKAIMYKTGHSNLKVKLKETNAHLAAEMSGHIFFNDRYFGYDDALYSSLRALELFLDSSIKDVENIIKSFPQMYSTPEEKVESSEEEKFKIIENLAIKLSNPPSDFPKILDIITIDGLRVVFENGWGLIRASNTTPILVTRFEATTKELATFYKQKMLGLLKD